One window from the genome of Helicoverpa armigera isolate CAAS_96S chromosome 4, ASM3070526v1, whole genome shotgun sequence encodes:
- the LOC110374562 gene encoding all trans-polyprenyl-diphosphate synthase PDSS2, whose translation MSLSRLCRVVKYDLVKVQSSSALVSKLWGPCTVREVSTCNTQRASVAQHNSKPDWNRAVSEAEKIVGYPTSFLSLRWVLSDEIANVALHLRKLVGSNHPLLKTAKNLIYNGKNNMQAWGLIVLLVSKAAGHSPEIPDMEQDKAAGVLHSQRALAEVTEMIRTSHLVHKGLVNMNSRQPIAAEPDDMMFGNKIALLSGDYLLANSCSELANLRNQELVELMSSAVRDLAEAEFLGERDEQNNPLPSRPLPKEQIQEASEWDIITDPLPMGGVIGCAGREWSARHVLAAGALLGKSCSAALKLAGHNQELQTQGYLFGCHLALAWQAFLDLEAFTGPEPASFSLVGAPLAFTLQARPELYEYIEAGRKSVHDVDYHALYEAVLSGPGIEETLRLQRSHTSRAVRVLDSFPACDARTALANIIVAMHHDHL comes from the exons ATGAGTCTGAGTCGTTTGTGTCGCGTTGTGAAGTACGATTTAGTGAAAGTTCAGTCATCTAGTGCGTTGGTTTCGAAACTTTGGGGACCTTGTACTGTGAGGGAAGTGAGCACATGTAATACGCAGCGAGCAAGTGTTGCCCAACACAACTCGAAGCCGGACTGGAATCGAGCAGTGAGTGAGGCGGAGAAGATTGTCGGATATCCGACCTCCTTCCTGAGTCTGCGATGGGTCCTGAGCGATGAAATTGCGAACGTAGCTTTACATCTGCGCAAATTGGTCGGGAGCAACCATCCTTTGCTGAAGACAGCTAA GAACTTAATCTACAATGGCAAGAACAACATGCAAGCGTGGGGGCTCATCGTGCTTCTGGTTTCAAAAGCAGCCGGCCACAGCCCCGAGATCCCAGACATGGAGCAGGACAAAGCCGCTGGTGTCTTGCATAG TCAACGAGCTCTTGCAGAAGTAACAGAGATGATCCGCACCTCTCACTTGGTGCACAAAGGGCTGGTCAACATGAACTCCAGACAGCCTATAGCGGCCGAACCTGATGACATGATGTTCGGCAACAAGATAGCCCTGCTCAGCGGAGATTACCTGTTAGCTAACTCTTGTTCTGAGCTGGCGAATTTGAG GAACCAAGAGCTGGTAGAACTGATGTCTTCAGCAGTACGAGACCTGGCTGAAGCGGAGTTCCTCGGTGAACGTGATGAGCAGAACAACCCATTGCCGTCGAGACCACTGCCTAAGGAGCAGATACAGGAAGCTTCAG AATGGGACATAATAACAGACCCTCTCCCAATGGGCGGAGTGATCGGTTGCGCTGGCCGCGAGTGGTCAGCTCGTCACGTGTTGGCGGCAGGCGCTCTGCTGGGTAAGAGCTGCTCTGCTGCTCTGAAGCTGGCTGGACATAACCAGGAGTTGCAGACGCAG GGCTACCTCTTCGGCTGTCACCTAGCACTCGCATGGCAGGCATTCCTGGACCTTGAAGCGTTCACAGGCCCCGAGCCCGCCAGCTTCTCGCTGGTGGGGGCACCGCTGGCTTTCACGCTGCAGGCGCGGCCTGAGCTGTACGAGTACATTGAAGCTGGCAGGAAGAGCGTGCATGATGTTGATTATCATGCT CTTTACGAAGCAGTGTTATCAGGGCCGGGCATCGAGGAGACGCTGCGCCTGCAGCGCTCGCACACGTCCCGCGCGGTGCGCGTGCTGGACAGCTTCCCCGCCTGCGACGCCCGCACCGCGCTCGCCAACATCATCGTCGCCATGCATCATGATCATCTATAG